A section of the Kribbella sp. HUAS MG21 genome encodes:
- a CDS encoding AAA family ATPase has protein sequence MVGMVLVVGLPGAGKTSLARRMEEERKGLRLTPDEWMEGLFNTNESDGRRWVLESELLWGVAARVLELGVDVILDYGCWSAEERELFRTRAQALGASAEIVVLDVPLEVLWGRLERRNADLPAATFAVSREELVEWSGKFEVPTAEELRRWDRHLVVTD, from the coding sequence ATGGTTGGGATGGTGTTGGTTGTGGGGTTGCCGGGGGCTGGGAAGACTTCGTTGGCGCGGCGGATGGAGGAGGAGCGGAAGGGGTTGCGGTTGACGCCCGACGAGTGGATGGAGGGGTTGTTCAATACGAATGAGTCTGATGGGCGTCGGTGGGTGCTTGAGTCTGAGTTGTTGTGGGGTGTTGCGGCTCGGGTGTTGGAGCTTGGGGTGGACGTGATCCTTGACTATGGGTGTTGGTCGGCGGAGGAGCGGGAGCTGTTTCGGACTCGGGCGCAGGCTCTGGGGGCGAGTGCGGAGATCGTTGTGCTCGATGTGCCGTTGGAGGTGCTGTGGGGGCGGCTCGAGCGGCGTAATGCGGATCTGCCGGCGGCGACGTTTGCGGTCAGTCGTGAGGAGCTCGTTGAGTGGAGCGGGAAGTTCGAGGTCCCGACCGCGGAGGAGCTGCGGCGGTGGGATCGGCACCTCGTCGTGACCGACTAG
- a CDS encoding glycoside hydrolase family 76 protein, protein MSRQEAAVVCSVACDTLDPSKALEETFPVPEKVINGRRVVLHVSGKDAMAWASIDDGATNDSVWLDRSWDGGATWEGLLGKAWIPAGWTGTRTLMYNLADPAGHRRGLLRACGDAAGVVCTDWFDPIVCAAACDGSTGPSGDNQPVPSTTLSNRRISLHVDNRGMAWGTIENGTAGDEIWLDRSWNEGASWPGGSSLGRTSVGPGAATAATRLYAVADPSLRLYGGAVRSCGRAVEGQNGSCTAWARPATDRVGAAADALMYSYQPHTAWWLSSWWNSAVAVTTLMDYQQRTRRTDLRWIVNEVFEKNRGVFPAGEKSGDALEGNFISRAIDDTAWWGIAWVAAYDLTGERRYLDMAVTIANYVHGYWDTSTCGGGVWWDRERTYKNAVTNGLYIRLTAALHNRLAGDTVWLQRAMTGWNWFVGSGMINSSQLVNDGLTGSCANNGQTVWTYNQGLAIGGALELWRATGDPALLSRARQLGDAAIALLSPGGVLTESCDPCDDNQKQFKGIFMRYFMELADTTGDTSYRTYATRQADSIWQHGRDPLNRLGLRWTGGGARDWRTQASALGGLLAAVPRS, encoded by the coding sequence GTGTCACGGCAGGAGGCAGCGGTGGTCTGCTCGGTCGCGTGCGACACCCTCGATCCTTCGAAGGCGCTGGAGGAGACGTTTCCCGTGCCCGAGAAGGTGATCAACGGGCGTCGCGTCGTACTGCATGTGTCCGGGAAGGACGCGATGGCGTGGGCCAGCATCGACGACGGGGCGACCAACGACTCGGTCTGGCTCGATCGCAGCTGGGACGGCGGCGCGACCTGGGAGGGTTTGCTCGGCAAGGCGTGGATCCCGGCAGGCTGGACCGGCACCCGCACGCTCATGTACAACCTCGCCGACCCGGCAGGTCATCGCCGCGGCCTGCTGCGCGCGTGCGGCGACGCGGCGGGCGTCGTATGCACGGACTGGTTCGATCCGATCGTCTGCGCCGCGGCCTGCGACGGCAGCACCGGACCGTCGGGCGACAACCAGCCGGTGCCGTCTACGACACTGTCGAACCGGCGGATATCCCTCCATGTCGACAACCGCGGCATGGCCTGGGGCACCATCGAGAACGGCACCGCCGGCGACGAGATCTGGCTCGACCGCTCCTGGAACGAGGGCGCGTCCTGGCCGGGCGGCTCATCCCTCGGCCGTACCAGCGTCGGCCCGGGCGCCGCGACAGCCGCGACCCGACTCTACGCGGTGGCCGATCCGTCGCTACGGCTGTACGGCGGAGCGGTGCGCTCGTGCGGGCGAGCCGTCGAAGGCCAGAACGGCAGCTGTACGGCGTGGGCGCGGCCGGCCACCGATCGCGTCGGTGCGGCCGCGGACGCGCTGATGTACTCGTACCAGCCGCACACCGCGTGGTGGTTGTCGAGTTGGTGGAACTCCGCGGTGGCCGTGACGACGTTGATGGACTATCAGCAACGGACTCGCCGTACGGACCTGCGCTGGATCGTGAACGAGGTGTTCGAGAAGAACCGCGGCGTGTTCCCGGCGGGCGAGAAGAGCGGTGACGCGCTGGAGGGGAACTTCATCAGCCGCGCGATCGACGACACCGCCTGGTGGGGCATCGCGTGGGTCGCGGCGTACGACCTGACCGGTGAGCGCAGGTACCTGGACATGGCGGTGACCATCGCGAACTACGTGCACGGGTACTGGGACACGAGCACGTGCGGCGGCGGGGTGTGGTGGGACCGCGAGCGCACGTACAAGAACGCGGTGACGAACGGCCTCTACATCCGGCTGACGGCGGCGCTGCACAACCGGCTGGCCGGCGACACCGTGTGGTTGCAGCGGGCAATGACGGGCTGGAACTGGTTCGTTGGCAGCGGGATGATCAACTCGTCGCAGCTGGTCAACGACGGTCTGACCGGGTCGTGCGCCAACAACGGGCAGACGGTGTGGACGTACAACCAGGGCCTGGCGATCGGCGGGGCGCTGGAGCTGTGGCGGGCGACCGGTGATCCCGCGCTGCTGTCGAGGGCTCGGCAGCTGGGTGACGCGGCGATAGCTTTGTTGAGCCCGGGCGGCGTTCTCACCGAGTCGTGTGATCCCTGCGACGACAACCAGAAGCAGTTCAAGGGCATCTTCATGCGGTACTTCATGGAGCTGGCCGACACGACGGGCGATACGTCGTACCGGACGTATGCCACGCGGCAGGCGGATTCCATCTGGCAGCACGGCCGCGACCCGCTGAACCGGCTCGGGCTGCGCTGGACCGGCGGCGGAGCGCGTGACTGGCGTACGCAGGCGAGCGCTCTCGGCGGCCTGCTCGCGGCGGTTCCCAGGAGCTGA
- a CDS encoding AbfB domain-containing protein: protein MLTRLRCVLLLTTVLALLLTPLTATAFTPKPPPLTTPWTNQVSVSNPLPEYPRPQLTRTEWQSLNGVWQFAPANNLDTPPTGTLPEEVLVPYPIESALSGIQRHENRMYYKRTFTVPAAWSGRRVQLNFGAVMWQSKVWVNGVLLGTHEGGYDAFSYDVTAALRAGSNDIVVGVWAPVDTEDIPLGKQRLNRGGIWYSPSSGIWQTVWLEPTAPAWITRLDTIPNVAAGGLDLTVRASAAGQPVRAQVLSGGQIVGEASGVSGTPFRIAVPNARLWSPDDPFLYDLRVTMGSDTVGGYFGMRSVGKAMLGGFLRPTLNGKFVYALGTLDQGYWPDGLYTAPTDEALRFDLEQQKALGFNMVRKHIKVEPARWFYWADRLGLMVWQDMPSLVAGRNASAAGEARYETELRRMVENHKQITSIVQWIPFNEGWGEFQAGRIADLVKSLDPSRLVNHNSGSNCCDSDPDPGNGDVIDDHLYVGPGVTRAPSATRVLQLGEYGGLGLHVPGHEWPSGNSFAYEMLPTSDALTTRYVQITSQLPELINGTGLSGSVYTEPTDVEDEINGFFTYDRQVRKMDFARVRAAHQQVLAAANGTALPTGKLVSFRVTTPGYTDRYLRHVNGVVNTEVVDGGSSQTLKQDATYWVRPGLSDSSCYSFESRNFPGQYLRQRDLRVYKEANPVAADATFCSRPGLSGGGTSLESAARPGYYLRHRNAEVWLDTDTGGSYRDDATWNLVPAWWRSGADLAVGQVRTFRVTTAGYTNRVLRHRDGLARTDVIDANSSLTDRQDASFMIRPGLAESSCYSLESVNFPGQYLRHSNYRLQKASNDGTDTFRKDATFCAQPPRAGGAGNVSLQSINYPAYYVRHANELVYIATVGGANAWDGGASYDADTTWADQPGLGG from the coding sequence ATGCTGACGCGACTCCGCTGTGTGCTGCTGCTGACCACCGTCCTCGCCCTCCTGCTGACACCACTCACGGCGACGGCGTTCACACCGAAGCCGCCACCGTTGACCACGCCGTGGACGAACCAGGTGTCGGTCAGCAATCCGCTCCCGGAGTACCCGCGGCCGCAGCTGACCCGGACCGAATGGCAGAGCCTCAACGGGGTCTGGCAGTTCGCGCCGGCGAACAACCTCGACACCCCGCCGACCGGAACCTTGCCCGAAGAAGTCCTCGTCCCGTACCCGATCGAGTCCGCGCTCTCCGGCATCCAGCGCCACGAGAACCGGATGTACTACAAGCGGACCTTCACCGTCCCCGCCGCCTGGTCCGGCCGCCGCGTGCAACTGAACTTCGGCGCGGTGATGTGGCAGTCGAAGGTCTGGGTCAACGGCGTCCTGCTCGGCACCCACGAGGGCGGGTACGACGCCTTCTCGTACGACGTCACGGCGGCGCTGCGGGCCGGCAGCAACGACATCGTCGTCGGGGTCTGGGCGCCGGTCGACACCGAGGACATCCCGCTCGGCAAGCAGCGACTCAACCGCGGCGGCATCTGGTACTCCCCGTCGTCCGGCATCTGGCAGACCGTCTGGCTGGAGCCGACCGCGCCGGCCTGGATCACCCGGCTGGACACGATCCCCAACGTCGCGGCCGGCGGACTCGATCTCACGGTGCGCGCGTCCGCGGCCGGGCAGCCGGTCCGCGCCCAGGTGCTGTCCGGCGGCCAGATCGTCGGCGAGGCGTCGGGCGTCAGCGGGACGCCGTTCCGGATCGCCGTACCGAATGCGCGGCTGTGGTCGCCCGACGATCCGTTCCTGTACGACCTGCGCGTGACAATGGGCAGCGACACGGTCGGCGGGTACTTCGGGATGCGCTCCGTGGGCAAGGCGATGCTCGGCGGCTTCCTGCGGCCGACGCTGAACGGCAAGTTCGTCTACGCGCTCGGCACGCTGGATCAGGGGTACTGGCCCGACGGTCTCTACACCGCGCCGACGGACGAGGCCCTGCGGTTCGACCTCGAGCAGCAGAAGGCGCTCGGGTTCAACATGGTCCGCAAGCACATCAAGGTGGAGCCGGCGCGCTGGTTCTACTGGGCGGACCGGCTTGGGCTGATGGTGTGGCAGGACATGCCGTCGTTGGTTGCCGGCCGCAATGCCTCCGCCGCCGGCGAGGCGCGGTACGAGACCGAACTGCGCCGGATGGTCGAGAACCACAAGCAGATCACGTCGATCGTGCAGTGGATCCCGTTCAACGAGGGCTGGGGCGAGTTCCAGGCCGGGCGGATCGCGGACCTGGTCAAGAGCCTCGACCCGAGCCGCCTGGTCAACCACAACTCCGGGTCGAACTGCTGCGACTCCGATCCGGATCCCGGCAACGGCGACGTCATCGACGACCACCTGTACGTCGGCCCCGGAGTGACGCGGGCGCCGTCGGCGACCCGCGTGCTGCAGCTCGGTGAGTACGGCGGCCTCGGCCTGCACGTGCCCGGTCACGAGTGGCCGAGCGGCAACAGCTTCGCCTACGAGATGCTGCCGACGAGCGACGCGTTGACGACGCGCTACGTGCAGATCACCAGCCAACTGCCCGAGCTGATCAACGGTACCGGGCTGTCCGGCTCGGTCTACACCGAGCCGACCGATGTCGAGGACGAGATCAACGGCTTCTTCACCTACGACCGCCAGGTGCGGAAGATGGACTTCGCGCGGGTGCGGGCCGCACATCAGCAGGTGCTAGCGGCCGCCAACGGCACGGCGCTGCCGACCGGCAAGCTGGTGTCGTTCCGCGTGACGACGCCGGGCTACACGGACAGGTACCTGCGGCACGTCAACGGGGTGGTCAACACCGAGGTGGTCGACGGCGGCAGCAGCCAGACGCTCAAGCAGGATGCGACGTACTGGGTCCGGCCAGGGCTGTCCGACAGCAGCTGCTACTCCTTCGAGTCACGCAACTTCCCCGGCCAGTACCTCCGGCAGCGAGATCTCCGTGTCTACAAAGAGGCCAATCCCGTTGCGGCCGACGCCACCTTCTGCAGCCGTCCAGGCCTGAGCGGCGGCGGTACTTCGTTGGAGTCGGCGGCACGGCCCGGGTACTACCTGCGGCATCGCAACGCCGAGGTCTGGCTGGACACCGACACCGGCGGCTCGTACCGCGACGACGCGACCTGGAACCTCGTCCCGGCCTGGTGGCGCAGCGGCGCGGACCTCGCCGTCGGGCAGGTCCGGACGTTCCGCGTCACCACCGCCGGCTACACGAACCGGGTACTGCGGCATCGCGACGGCCTGGCCCGCACGGACGTAATCGACGCCAACTCGTCGCTGACGGATCGGCAGGACGCCAGCTTCATGATCCGGCCCGGGCTGGCCGAGAGCAGCTGCTACTCGCTCGAGTCCGTCAACTTCCCAGGGCAGTACCTGCGGCACAGCAACTACCGGCTGCAGAAGGCGTCCAACGACGGCACTGACACGTTCCGCAAGGACGCCACGTTCTGCGCACAACCACCACGGGCAGGTGGAGCTGGCAACGTTTCGCTGCAGTCGATCAACTATCCGGCGTACTACGTCCGGCACGCGAATGAGCTGGTCTACATCGCAACCGTCGGCGGAGCCAACGCCTGGGACGGCGGAGCGTCGTACGACGCCGACACGACGTGGGCGGATCAGCCCGGACTCGGAGGCTGA
- a CDS encoding chromosome segregation ATPase encodes MSAPSEDGPFDILGSKVLLGVQVVDLSRLSTHPIPMIGRGLITVAGQGPTDSNGAGKSSWIAALSLLHADDQWRLTSGAPGAAELLFTAEAAGQEGNWSNVDRGYIVGVFSDPDLTDLDEIEAAAITVWIRINRKASYLDLRWKQGLHIPYGATEAERAAGADALWAALPHSNGRTDFHANKLSQVLYGGQVRCVSFLSTSVRSSPTANLLAEPLNELGPARIFNAIATLTGLDHELEQEQAHRSAEHTQREATKQASADLQRWEQEMATVEAGILQRAAAREALAAAKESWQARNARHLLDGSARNAEIVQELAGLAERVAEQEARKEAIEAEIDAFGNEENLLRDVQLTRQERDKLDARDRELDLAQRSVREQLERLGQEHRRLLDAGRSADGRDLAAAAEEQAEARAVLEEHIGRDHAARSAVDHATAELREAESGQTVSAPQQQVLENAGIECGALTDITELAESERAEWEPRLAPYREAVVIDAGDAQLASTALADAGYAGFLLVLANRPGAKASKKRGPQSADKRFVLDGFFAAIGERATKDSIDDAAGVVAVGQFDEPITGRTARIEAARRRLEAAVEARAEAAAALEQARSRVEQAERRTAAARALADAESVQEQILALRETVDRHETDRDSLAPQLQAAKESAEAAAGQQLVRDERLKNLEATRRDHDRVLDDLTGRKLALCEEQTTLDLAGRAAAWGGTPEDAEAFLVELPDDAQRRTIADWNHQACTQLDDVIRRCFPNARSREEIPTELWEILNGPDGWTNGTLGDRVGLVPALHRTLSSHLAQHETFDSLQQQQIASQRAERNAALERAREGLAEAESTARAHRASLADGIKARLRLVSQEFDRLDQQYGGYGAKLEFPEPDPPAEPDKPWRWTVTPKWRRSEGGPFSAFNVKGNTAQMDEKAVKLVCAAALAGGSDRPLLLILDELGRNLGSQHRREAVALFEQIGRDRNITVIGALQDDMERYALASSRLYVKLRRSSDTMPYNQAPVVKGNEDNAARVELLREWMTSYRGSTPTLELASPTLT; translated from the coding sequence ATGAGCGCACCTTCTGAGGACGGGCCGTTCGACATCCTCGGGTCCAAGGTGTTGCTCGGTGTGCAGGTCGTCGACCTGTCGCGCCTGTCGACGCACCCGATCCCGATGATCGGCCGCGGCCTGATCACGGTCGCCGGCCAGGGCCCCACCGACTCGAACGGCGCCGGCAAGTCGTCCTGGATCGCCGCGCTCAGCCTGCTGCACGCCGACGACCAGTGGCGGCTGACCAGCGGCGCGCCCGGCGCGGCCGAGCTGCTGTTCACCGCCGAGGCGGCCGGCCAGGAAGGCAACTGGTCGAACGTCGACCGCGGCTACATCGTCGGCGTCTTCTCCGACCCCGACCTGACCGACCTCGACGAGATCGAGGCCGCCGCGATCACCGTCTGGATCCGCATCAACCGCAAGGCGTCGTACCTCGATCTGCGCTGGAAACAGGGCTTGCACATCCCGTACGGCGCGACCGAGGCCGAGCGCGCGGCCGGCGCCGACGCGCTGTGGGCCGCCCTCCCGCACTCGAACGGCCGTACCGACTTCCACGCCAACAAGCTGTCCCAGGTGCTGTACGGCGGACAGGTCCGCTGCGTCTCGTTCCTGTCGACGTCCGTGCGCTCCAGCCCGACCGCGAACCTGCTCGCCGAACCGCTCAACGAGCTCGGCCCGGCCCGGATCTTCAACGCGATCGCCACGCTCACCGGCCTCGACCACGAACTCGAACAGGAGCAGGCGCACCGCAGCGCAGAGCACACCCAGCGCGAGGCGACCAAGCAGGCGTCCGCCGACCTGCAGCGCTGGGAACAGGAGATGGCGACGGTCGAGGCCGGCATCCTGCAGCGCGCCGCCGCGCGTGAGGCGCTCGCCGCCGCCAAGGAGTCGTGGCAGGCGCGGAACGCGCGGCACCTGCTCGACGGCTCCGCGCGGAACGCCGAGATCGTCCAGGAGCTGGCCGGCCTCGCCGAACGGGTCGCCGAGCAGGAGGCCCGCAAGGAAGCGATCGAGGCCGAGATCGATGCCTTCGGCAACGAGGAGAACCTGCTGCGGGACGTCCAGCTGACCCGCCAGGAGCGGGACAAGCTGGACGCGCGCGACCGCGAGCTCGATCTCGCGCAGCGCTCGGTCCGGGAGCAGTTGGAGCGGCTCGGCCAGGAGCATCGCAGGCTGCTCGACGCAGGCCGCTCCGCCGACGGTCGCGATCTGGCCGCGGCGGCCGAGGAGCAGGCCGAGGCGCGCGCCGTACTCGAGGAGCACATCGGCCGCGATCACGCCGCCCGTTCCGCGGTCGACCACGCGACCGCCGAGCTGCGCGAGGCCGAGAGCGGCCAGACGGTCTCGGCGCCGCAGCAGCAGGTCCTGGAGAACGCCGGGATCGAGTGCGGCGCGCTCACCGACATCACCGAGCTGGCCGAGTCCGAGCGCGCTGAGTGGGAGCCGCGCCTGGCGCCGTACCGGGAGGCCGTCGTCATCGATGCCGGTGACGCGCAGCTCGCGTCGACCGCGCTCGCCGACGCCGGGTACGCCGGATTCCTGCTGGTGCTGGCGAACCGCCCCGGTGCGAAGGCGTCAAAGAAGCGGGGCCCGCAGTCGGCGGACAAGCGCTTCGTACTCGACGGGTTCTTCGCGGCGATCGGCGAGCGGGCGACCAAGGACAGCATCGACGACGCCGCCGGTGTCGTCGCGGTCGGGCAGTTCGACGAGCCGATCACCGGCCGGACCGCGCGGATCGAGGCCGCCCGGCGCCGGCTGGAGGCCGCGGTCGAGGCACGCGCCGAGGCGGCCGCCGCGCTCGAGCAGGCGCGCTCGCGGGTCGAACAGGCAGAGCGTCGTACGGCGGCCGCCCGCGCGCTCGCCGACGCGGAGTCGGTGCAGGAGCAGATCCTCGCGCTCCGGGAGACCGTCGACCGGCACGAGACCGATCGCGACTCGCTCGCCCCGCAACTGCAGGCCGCGAAGGAGTCCGCGGAGGCCGCCGCCGGGCAGCAACTCGTCCGCGACGAACGCCTGAAGAACCTGGAAGCGACCCGTCGCGACCACGACCGCGTCCTCGACGACCTGACCGGTCGCAAGCTGGCGCTGTGCGAGGAGCAGACCACGCTCGACCTCGCGGGTCGGGCGGCCGCGTGGGGCGGCACGCCGGAGGACGCGGAGGCGTTCCTCGTCGAGCTGCCCGACGACGCGCAACGCCGTACGATCGCCGACTGGAACCACCAGGCCTGCACGCAGCTCGACGACGTCATCCGCCGCTGCTTCCCGAACGCCCGCTCCCGCGAGGAGATCCCGACCGAGCTGTGGGAGATCCTCAACGGCCCGGACGGCTGGACGAACGGCACGCTCGGCGACCGCGTCGGTCTGGTCCCGGCGCTGCACCGGACGCTGAGCAGCCACTTGGCCCAGCACGAGACGTTCGACAGCCTGCAGCAACAGCAGATCGCCAGCCAGCGCGCCGAGCGGAACGCCGCGCTCGAGCGTGCCCGCGAAGGCCTCGCCGAGGCGGAGAGCACCGCCCGCGCGCACCGCGCGTCGCTTGCCGACGGCATCAAAGCGCGGCTGCGGCTGGTGTCGCAGGAGTTCGACAGGCTCGACCAGCAGTACGGCGGGTACGGCGCGAAGCTCGAGTTCCCGGAGCCCGATCCGCCGGCCGAGCCCGACAAGCCGTGGCGCTGGACGGTCACGCCGAAGTGGCGCCGCTCCGAGGGCGGTCCGTTCTCCGCGTTCAACGTGAAGGGCAACACCGCCCAGATGGACGAGAAGGCGGTGAAGCTGGTGTGCGCGGCGGCCCTGGCCGGCGGCTCGGACCGTCCGCTGCTCCTGATCCTCGACGAGCTCGGGCGGAACCTCGGTTCCCAGCACCGGCGCGAGGCTGTGGCGCTGTTCGAGCAGATCGGCCGCGACCGGAACATCACGGTGATCGGCGCGCTCCAGGACGACATGGAGCGGTACGCGCTCGCCTCGTCCCGGCTGTACGTCAAGCTCCGGCGCAGCTCGGACACCATGCCGTACAACCAGGCGCCCGTGGTGAAGGGCAACGAGGACAACGCGGCCCGCGTGGAGCTGCTCCGCGAGTGGATGACGTCGTACCGCGGGTCGACGCCTACGCTCGAGCTGGCGTCGCCGACCCTCACGTAG
- a CDS encoding TrmH family RNA methyltransferase: MTVHPFARPIGAQHPRVRDLLALRKDGSPGRIMVEGTWEHDRLLTTTATIETFFWCPEAGTTDVRRIAERAGEVYRISEKLLGRLSRKTRSDGLISIARVPEWRPQALRFTSQSLVLVADGVEYAGNLGTLIRTADAVKADCLVLTSRRARPTHPAVYSASRGTVLSTPIVEFDDVPAAAAWLRSHRFRVHLADPAATGTYRVPRYDGPTAFVVGSEGEGLSRAWHDEGFDAVSIPMLGQADSLNVALSAGILLFEARARKEGW, encoded by the coding sequence ATGACTGTGCACCCCTTTGCCCGCCCGATCGGCGCGCAACACCCCCGTGTCCGTGACCTGCTGGCGCTGCGCAAGGACGGTTCGCCCGGCCGGATCATGGTCGAAGGCACCTGGGAACACGACCGCCTGCTCACCACGACCGCCACGATCGAGACCTTCTTCTGGTGCCCGGAGGCGGGCACGACCGATGTACGGCGGATCGCCGAGCGCGCCGGGGAGGTGTACCGGATCTCGGAGAAGCTGCTCGGCCGACTGTCCCGCAAGACCCGCTCCGACGGCCTGATCTCGATCGCCCGGGTCCCGGAATGGCGGCCGCAGGCGCTGCGCTTCACCAGCCAGTCCCTGGTACTCGTCGCCGACGGCGTCGAGTACGCCGGCAACCTCGGGACCCTGATCCGTACGGCGGACGCGGTCAAGGCCGACTGCCTGGTACTGACCAGCCGGCGCGCCCGCCCGACGCATCCGGCTGTGTACTCCGCCAGCCGCGGCACCGTGCTCTCGACGCCGATCGTGGAGTTCGACGACGTGCCGGCCGCCGCGGCGTGGTTGCGGAGCCACCGGTTCCGCGTCCACCTCGCCGACCCGGCGGCGACCGGTACTTATCGCGTACCGCGGTACGACGGTCCGACCGCGTTCGTGGTCGGGTCGGAGGGCGAGGGGCTGTCGCGGGCGTGGCACGACGAGGGGTTCGACGCGGTGTCGATCCCGATGCTCGGCCAGGCGGACTCGCTGAACGTGGCGCTGTCCGCCGGGATCCTGCTGTTCGAGGCACGGGCTCGGAAGGAAGGCTGGTGA
- a CDS encoding GDSL-type esterase/lipase family protein has translation MPFEPGEVVAPSDPRIVLEGQWGQQPGVAITVNSGSRFSFSYAGERVQLLFDTDGLTVPPHLWITVDDGEPALHLIEGPVIELEAPDGRHQVEVVVKDVNEHVNRWNPPFECAVVFAGLVLDLKTRLRLSGRPGGPRLEFYGDSITQGVLALSDHPESEGADGTASYAYLTARAFGATSYQVGFGSQGISKPGNGEVPAGVDSFGWNFAGSPAERVEPSDVVVINLGVNDPTLEIEEYAGYVRRVRTAYPSTRIVALTPFNGKHADTIQAAVKTLDDANLVCIDSTGWITEDDCTDLVHPTVAGHAKIADHLITALETHTSLRRRA, from the coding sequence GTGCCGTTCGAGCCAGGCGAGGTCGTCGCCCCGTCGGATCCGCGCATCGTCCTGGAAGGACAGTGGGGACAGCAGCCCGGCGTGGCGATCACCGTCAACTCGGGTTCGCGGTTCTCGTTCTCGTACGCCGGTGAGCGGGTGCAGCTGCTCTTCGACACCGACGGGCTCACGGTCCCGCCGCACCTGTGGATCACGGTCGACGACGGCGAGCCGGCCCTGCACCTGATCGAGGGGCCGGTCATCGAGCTCGAGGCGCCCGACGGCCGGCACCAGGTCGAGGTCGTGGTCAAGGACGTCAACGAGCACGTCAACCGGTGGAACCCGCCGTTCGAATGCGCGGTCGTGTTCGCCGGGCTGGTGCTCGACCTGAAGACGCGGCTGCGGCTGAGCGGGCGTCCGGGTGGTCCGCGGCTGGAGTTCTACGGCGATTCGATCACCCAGGGCGTGCTCGCGTTGAGCGACCACCCGGAGTCGGAAGGCGCGGACGGTACGGCGTCGTACGCGTATCTCACCGCGCGCGCGTTCGGCGCGACGTCGTACCAGGTCGGGTTCGGGAGCCAGGGGATCAGCAAGCCGGGGAACGGGGAGGTGCCGGCGGGCGTGGACTCGTTCGGCTGGAACTTCGCGGGCTCGCCGGCCGAGCGGGTCGAGCCGTCCGACGTCGTGGTGATCAACCTCGGCGTGAACGACCCGACCCTGGAGATCGAGGAGTACGCCGGGTACGTGCGCCGCGTCCGTACGGCGTACCCGTCGACGCGGATCGTGGCGCTGACCCCGTTCAACGGGAAGCACGCGGACACCATCCAGGCCGCGGTGAAAACACTCGACGACGCCAACCTCGTCTGCATCGACTCCACCGGCTGGATCACCGAGGACGACTGCACCGACCTCGTCCACCCGACAGTCGCCGGCCACGCCAAGATCGCCGACCACCTGATCACAGCCCTCGAAACCCACACCTCACTACGCCGCCGCGCCTAG